From Paenibacillus sp. PK3_47, the proteins below share one genomic window:
- the pyrR gene encoding bifunctional pyr operon transcriptional regulator/uracil phosphoribosyltransferase PyrR, with protein MFTEKNVIMDETAIRRALSRIAHEILEKNKGIENCLLVGIRTRGVYLAQRIAERIKEIEGVEIPYGELDVTHYRDDREGGGENREEMDRAAVLGNLTLPEGTSGIHDKKVILFDDVLYTGRTIRAAMDALMDCGRPRMIQLAVLADRGHRELPIRPDYIGKNVPTSRHEQIEVALTEFDGKDEVYIISNREER; from the coding sequence ATGTTTACTGAGAAAAATGTCATTATGGATGAAACGGCGATTCGCCGGGCGCTTTCACGCATTGCACATGAAATTCTGGAGAAGAACAAGGGGATCGAGAACTGCCTGCTGGTCGGCATCCGCACCCGCGGGGTGTATCTGGCACAGCGGATCGCGGAACGCATCAAGGAAATTGAAGGCGTCGAGATCCCGTACGGTGAGCTGGATGTCACTCATTACCGGGATGACCGCGAAGGCGGCGGGGAGAACCGGGAAGAAATGGACCGGGCTGCGGTACTGGGTAATCTGACACTTCCGGAAGGCACCAGCGGCATTCACGACAAAAAAGTGATTTTGTTCGATGATGTCCTCTACACCGGACGGACGATCCGCGCGGCAATGGATGCACTGATGGACTGCGGACGGCCAAGAATGATCCAGCTGGCTGTACTGGCTGACCGCGGACACCGGGAGCTGCCCATCCGTCCGGACTATATCGGCAAGAATGTTCCTACCTCCAGACATGAGCAGATCGAAGTGGCGCTGACCGAATTCGACGGCAAGGACGAGGTTTACATTATTTCAAACCGGGAGGAACGATAA
- the carB gene encoding carbamoyl-phosphate synthase large subunit translates to MPKNNKLKKILVIGSGPIVIGQAAEFDYAGTQACQALKEEGVEVVLINSNPATIMTDTNMADKVYIEPITLDFVTGIIRQERPDGLLPTLGGQTGLNMAVELARAGVLQAENVKLLGTQLESIEKAEDRDLFRELMRELEQPVPESTIITTVEEAMDFAKEIGFPLIVRPAYTLGGTGGGICDTEEELRETVKAGIRYSPIGQCLVEKSIAGMKEVEYEVMRDANDNCIVVCNMENFDPVGVHTGDSIVVAPSQTLSDREYQMLRSASLKIIRALNIEGGCNVQFALDPHSYQYYVIEVNPRVSRSSALASKATGYPIAKMAAKIALGYTLDEIVNPVTGQTYACFEPTLDYIVSKIPRWPFDKFTSANRKLGTQMKATGEVMAIGRTFEESIHKAVRSLEIGVHRFRLPGAELLEDSVLRTRLAKADDERLFLIAEAFRRGYGLQDIQDITKVDWWFLSKLEGLVNFEDVLRSEETLSAETLYQAKRKGFTDRAIAEIRAEGRPGGAQTKEADVRALRLQQGLTPVFKMVDTCAAEFEATTPYYYSTYETENEVTSSDKQKVVVLGSGPIRIGQGIEFDYSTVHAVWAIQNAGYEAVIINNNPETVSTDFNTSDRLYFEPLFFEDVMNVIAQENPIGVIVQFGGQTAINLAAPLAAAGVNILGTSLDSIDEAENRKKFEALLARLDIAQPKGKTVTNVDQAVETAQSLGYPVLVRPSYVLGGRAMEIVYNDAELMSYMVEAVKINPEHPVLIDRYMLGKEVEVDAICDGETVVIPGIMEHVERAGVHSGDSIAVYPPQYLDEGLKAKIAEITIKIAKELKTIGLVNIQFVIYQNEVYVIEVNPRSSRTVPFLSKVTGIPMANLATKVILGSKLAEEGYTEGLWPESDYVSVKVPVFSFAKLRRVEPTLGPEMKSTGEVMGRDKLYAKALYKGLIGAGMKIPASGAIIVTVADKDKAEAVELMKGFHAMGYKIIATGGTAQALEQAGLNVMNVNKLDEGEPTILDLIRGGQANFVFNTLTKGKTPERDGFRIRREAVENGVVCMTSLDTVTALLRMLQTINFSSQSMPAFVGQ, encoded by the coding sequence ATGCCAAAGAACAATAAACTCAAAAAAATTCTCGTCATCGGCTCCGGTCCGATTGTCATCGGCCAGGCCGCTGAATTCGACTATGCCGGAACCCAGGCCTGCCAGGCGCTGAAAGAGGAAGGTGTAGAGGTTGTGCTGATCAACAGCAATCCGGCCACCATCATGACAGATACAAATATGGCTGACAAAGTATACATCGAACCGATTACCCTGGATTTCGTGACCGGCATTATCCGCCAGGAACGTCCGGACGGTTTGCTGCCGACGCTCGGCGGCCAGACCGGTCTGAACATGGCTGTGGAGCTGGCCCGTGCAGGCGTACTGCAGGCAGAGAACGTGAAGCTGCTCGGTACACAGCTTGAGTCCATCGAAAAAGCCGAAGACCGCGACTTGTTCCGTGAACTGATGCGCGAGCTGGAGCAGCCGGTTCCGGAGAGCACGATTATTACTACAGTGGAAGAAGCGATGGATTTTGCCAAAGAAATCGGCTTCCCGCTGATCGTCCGCCCTGCTTACACTCTTGGAGGTACAGGCGGCGGAATCTGTGACACGGAAGAAGAGCTGCGCGAAACGGTAAAAGCCGGGATCCGCTACAGCCCGATCGGCCAGTGTCTGGTGGAGAAAAGCATCGCCGGCATGAAGGAAGTCGAATATGAAGTCATGCGTGATGCGAACGACAACTGTATCGTAGTCTGCAACATGGAGAACTTTGATCCGGTTGGCGTCCATACGGGCGACAGTATCGTAGTAGCACCGAGCCAGACGCTGTCTGACCGTGAGTACCAGATGCTGCGCAGTGCTTCGCTGAAAATTATCCGTGCGCTGAATATCGAAGGCGGCTGTAACGTACAGTTCGCGCTGGATCCGCACAGCTATCAATATTATGTTATTGAAGTCAATCCGCGTGTAAGCCGCTCCTCGGCCCTGGCCTCCAAAGCGACCGGTTACCCGATTGCCAAGATGGCAGCCAAAATCGCCCTGGGTTATACCCTCGACGAAATCGTCAACCCGGTTACCGGCCAGACTTATGCCTGCTTTGAGCCAACACTCGATTATATTGTGAGCAAAATCCCGCGCTGGCCATTCGACAAGTTCACTTCGGCGAACCGCAAGCTGGGCACCCAGATGAAAGCCACCGGTGAGGTTATGGCGATTGGCCGTACCTTTGAAGAGTCGATTCATAAAGCTGTCCGTTCCCTGGAGATCGGTGTACACCGCTTCCGCCTGCCGGGAGCCGAGCTGCTTGAAGACAGCGTGCTGCGCACCCGTCTGGCCAAAGCGGACGATGAACGTCTCTTCCTGATTGCCGAAGCGTTCCGCCGCGGGTACGGCCTGCAGGACATCCAGGACATTACTAAGGTAGACTGGTGGTTCCTGTCCAAGCTGGAAGGTCTGGTGAACTTTGAGGATGTGCTGAGAAGCGAAGAGACCTTGAGTGCTGAGACGCTGTATCAAGCGAAACGGAAAGGCTTTACAGACCGTGCGATCGCTGAGATCCGTGCCGAGGGACGTCCGGGCGGAGCACAGACGAAGGAAGCGGATGTACGCGCACTGCGCCTGCAGCAGGGACTTACTCCGGTCTTCAAGATGGTAGATACCTGCGCAGCAGAGTTCGAGGCCACAACACCTTACTACTATTCGACCTACGAGACCGAAAATGAAGTAACCTCGTCAGATAAGCAAAAAGTCGTCGTGCTGGGCTCCGGACCGATCCGGATCGGCCAAGGGATTGAATTTGATTACTCCACAGTGCATGCGGTCTGGGCGATCCAGAATGCAGGTTATGAGGCTGTAATTATCAACAACAACCCTGAAACGGTGTCGACAGATTTTAATACATCCGACCGGCTGTACTTTGAGCCTTTGTTCTTTGAAGATGTCATGAACGTAATTGCCCAGGAGAATCCGATTGGAGTTATCGTCCAGTTCGGAGGACAGACAGCCATTAACCTTGCTGCTCCTCTGGCGGCTGCCGGAGTCAACATTCTGGGCACCAGCCTGGACAGCATCGACGAAGCCGAGAACCGCAAGAAATTCGAAGCACTGCTGGCCCGTCTCGATATCGCTCAACCGAAAGGCAAGACGGTAACCAATGTGGATCAGGCTGTAGAAACTGCACAATCGCTGGGATATCCGGTGCTTGTGCGTCCTTCTTATGTACTGGGCGGCCGGGCGATGGAGATTGTCTATAACGATGCCGAACTCATGAGCTACATGGTGGAAGCCGTCAAAATCAATCCGGAGCATCCGGTGCTGATCGACCGTTACATGCTGGGCAAAGAGGTTGAAGTCGATGCCATCTGTGACGGTGAAACAGTAGTGATTCCGGGAATCATGGAGCATGTGGAGCGCGCAGGCGTTCACTCCGGTGACTCCATCGCCGTATACCCGCCGCAGTATCTGGATGAGGGTCTGAAAGCGAAGATTGCCGAAATCACCATCAAAATCGCCAAAGAACTGAAAACAATCGGACTGGTCAACATCCAGTTTGTTATCTACCAGAATGAAGTTTATGTCATCGAAGTCAATCCGCGCTCCTCGCGCACCGTTCCTTTCCTGAGCAAGGTGACAGGCATTCCAATGGCTAACCTGGCGACCAAAGTCATTCTCGGCAGCAAGCTGGCTGAGGAAGGTTATACAGAAGGACTGTGGCCTGAAAGCGACTATGTATCGGTAAAAGTTCCGGTGTTCTCTTTTGCCAAGCTGCGCAGAGTTGAGCCTACCCTGGGACCTGAAATGAAATCAACCGGGGAAGTGATGGGCCGCGACAAGCTGTACGCCAAAGCCTTGTACAAAGGCCTGATCGGCGCCGGAATGAAGATTCCGGCATCAGGAGCCATCATTGTCACTGTAGCGGATAAAGATAAAGCAGAAGCTGTTGAGCTGATGAAAGGCTTCCATGCAATGGGCTACAAAATCATCGCTACAGGCGGTACGGCGCAAGCTCTTGAGCAAGCGGGCCTGAACGTGATGAATGTCAACAAGCTGGATGAAGGCGAGCCGACGATTCTTGATCTGATTCGCGGAGGCCAGGCTAACTTTGTCTTCAATACCTTAACTAAAGGCAAAACACCTGAGCGCGACGGATTCCGCATCCGCCGGGAAGCGGTAGAGAACGGGGTTGTGTGTATGACTTCCCTTGATACCGTAACGGCACTGCTGAGAATGCTGCAGACCATCAACTTCTCTTCACAGTCCATGCCGGCTTTCGTCGGCCAATAA
- a CDS encoding epoxide hydrolase family protein, with amino-acid sequence MAAERYHIHVADDILDDLKYRLHHIRWPEQIEHTNWERGTERSYLQSLVSYWRDHYDWRAKEAELNRLAQYRSNIDGIDVHFVHERGKGPSPMPIILTHGWPDSYLRYQKIIPLLTDPASYGGDPEDSFDVIVPSLPGFGFSGRPGQSGINNNVVSGMWAKLMTQELGYPKFAAAGGDIGSGVTRYLAFNHPELLFGIHLTDIGIIRDLMASSDPSKLTEEELNYKNSAAKWIAQEGGYMSIQTTRPQTLAYGLSDSPAGLAGWIIEKFRAWSDCNGDLRQRFSEEELITYIMIYWVTNTVGSAAHMYYDNSHSLPALGYIEVPTGVALLPADILPPPKEWAMRNLNVTRWTTLPRGGHFTAMEEPELIARDIRDFYRPLRAKN; translated from the coding sequence ATGGCTGCTGAACGTTATCACATTCATGTCGCTGATGATATTCTTGACGATCTGAAATACAGACTTCATCACATCCGTTGGCCTGAACAAATAGAACACACAAATTGGGAGCGGGGCACGGAACGAAGTTATTTACAATCGCTGGTGTCGTATTGGAGGGACCATTATGACTGGCGCGCAAAGGAAGCGGAGCTGAACCGGTTGGCCCAGTATCGCAGCAATATTGACGGAATTGATGTGCACTTCGTACATGAGCGTGGAAAAGGCCCGAGCCCTATGCCCATTATCCTCACCCACGGATGGCCTGACAGTTACCTTCGTTATCAAAAAATCATCCCTCTTCTAACCGATCCGGCGAGCTATGGCGGTGATCCTGAGGACTCTTTTGATGTCATTGTTCCTTCATTGCCCGGATTCGGCTTCTCTGGCCGCCCCGGGCAGTCAGGAATCAACAATAATGTGGTTTCCGGGATGTGGGCCAAGCTGATGACACAAGAATTAGGCTACCCCAAGTTTGCTGCCGCAGGCGGAGATATCGGTTCCGGTGTTACGAGATACCTGGCATTTAACCATCCCGAGCTGCTGTTTGGCATCCACCTGACTGACATTGGTATTATAAGAGATCTGATGGCTTCATCTGATCCTTCCAAGCTTACAGAGGAAGAACTGAATTATAAGAACAGTGCTGCCAAATGGATCGCCCAGGAAGGCGGCTACATGTCTATTCAGACTACAAGGCCCCAGACCCTTGCCTACGGCCTTTCAGATTCGCCGGCCGGATTAGCGGGCTGGATCATTGAAAAGTTCCGTGCATGGAGCGATTGTAACGGCGACCTCCGGCAAAGATTCAGCGAGGAAGAGCTTATCACATATATCATGATATATTGGGTGACGAACACAGTAGGATCAGCAGCACATATGTATTATGACAATTCTCATTCCTTACCGGCATTAGGATATATTGAGGTGCCGACAGGTGTGGCCTTATTACCGGCAGATATTTTACCGCCTCCTAAAGAGTGGGCCATGCGGAATTTGAATGTAACCCGCTGGACTACACTGCCCCGCGGCGGGCATTTTACCGCTATGGAAGAACCTGAGCTGATCGCCCGGGATATCCGGGACTTCTACAGACCGCTCAGAGCGAAGAATTAA
- a CDS encoding aspartate carbamoyltransferase catalytic subunit, which produces MMTATKVKERSLLGIKELDRTEISQLLNRTAYWDNQQEKLTPVLRSRFVANMFFENSTRTRFSFEMAEKRLGVQVLNFTAAASSVEKGESIYDTVRTLESMGIDAGVVRLKPAGVLQQLAEKVSIPLINAGDGNNEHPTQALLDLYTMNKHFGGLKGLTVSIIGDIMHSRVARSNLWALTKMGAKVQFCAPENMKAPELAAYAPYVTIAEALKADVVMMLRVQLERHASGILQSAEEYRKQFGLTEERAAKLDKKTIIMHPAPVNRNVEIDDAVVESSQSRIFPQMANGVPVRMAVIERALS; this is translated from the coding sequence ATGATGACGGCAACCAAGGTGAAGGAACGCAGTCTGCTGGGGATAAAAGAACTGGACCGTACGGAGATCAGCCAGCTTTTGAACAGAACAGCTTACTGGGACAATCAGCAGGAGAAACTTACACCGGTTCTGAGATCGCGATTTGTTGCCAACATGTTTTTTGAGAACAGCACACGCACCCGGTTTTCCTTTGAAATGGCCGAGAAGCGCTTAGGGGTTCAGGTGCTGAATTTTACGGCTGCAGCTTCCAGTGTAGAAAAAGGCGAGTCGATCTACGACACTGTACGGACTCTGGAGTCCATGGGGATCGATGCCGGAGTTGTGCGTTTGAAGCCTGCGGGTGTACTGCAGCAGCTGGCGGAGAAAGTATCCATCCCGCTGATCAATGCCGGAGACGGCAACAATGAACATCCGACACAGGCGCTGCTGGATCTGTATACGATGAACAAACATTTTGGTGGGCTGAAGGGTCTTACCGTATCAATTATCGGGGACATTATGCACAGCCGCGTAGCACGCTCGAACCTCTGGGCGCTGACCAAAATGGGTGCCAAAGTGCAGTTCTGCGCTCCGGAAAATATGAAAGCCCCCGAGCTTGCTGCCTACGCTCCGTATGTGACCATTGCCGAGGCGCTGAAAGCAGATGTGGTCATGATGCTGAGAGTGCAGCTGGAGCGGCATGCCTCAGGGATTCTGCAGTCTGCAGAAGAGTACCGGAAGCAGTTCGGGCTTACAGAAGAGCGGGCAGCCAAGCTGGATAAAAAGACAATCATTATGCACCCTGCACCGGTGAACCGGAATGTGGAAATCGACGATGCGGTAGTGGAGAGCAGCCAGTCCAGGATTTTCCCGCAAATGGCTAACGGGGTGCCGGTACGCATGGCCGTGATCGAGCGGGCGCTGTCCTAA
- the pyrE gene encoding orotate phosphoribosyltransferase, with translation MSTLSNPSEQVAKYLLEIGAVALRPQDPFTWTSGIKSPIYCDNRLTLSFPVVRGYIASGFAELVKASYPDAEVIAGTATAGIPHAAWVADKLNLPMAYIRDKAKGHGKQNQIEGIITPGQKVIVIEDLISTGGSSIKAAQAVQEAGGEVLAVLAIFSYELDRAAEAFATAGVPLQSLSNYSTLIDVALAQGTIAETDVELLQSWRKDPAAFGV, from the coding sequence ATGAGTACTTTATCCAATCCAAGTGAACAGGTTGCTAAATATCTGCTGGAGATCGGAGCAGTTGCACTGCGGCCGCAGGACCCTTTTACCTGGACTTCCGGCATCAAATCGCCGATCTATTGCGATAACCGTCTGACCCTGTCTTTTCCGGTGGTTCGGGGGTACATCGCCAGCGGCTTTGCGGAGCTGGTTAAGGCCAGCTATCCGGATGCTGAAGTTATTGCCGGGACGGCAACTGCCGGCATTCCGCATGCTGCGTGGGTAGCAGACAAGCTGAACCTGCCGATGGCTTATATCCGCGACAAAGCCAAGGGACACGGCAAGCAGAACCAGATCGAAGGGATCATCACTCCCGGCCAGAAGGTCATCGTGATCGAGGATCTGATCTCCACCGGCGGCAGCTCCATAAAGGCTGCACAAGCCGTTCAGGAAGCCGGCGGCGAGGTGCTGGCTGTACTGGCTATTTTCAGCTATGAGCTGGACCGTGCGGCTGAAGCATTCGCCACAGCAGGCGTACCGCTGCAAAGCCTCTCCAACTACAGTACATTAATTGATGTGGCACTGGCTCAAGGCACCATTGCCGAGACCGATGTCGAGCTGCTGCAATCCTGGCGTAAAGATCCGGCTGCGTTTGGCGTTTAA
- a CDS encoding GyrI-like domain-containing protein, translating into MKIDFKKTEKELYQPKNIPGVIDVPAMTFIQLDGQGNPNDTEGEYYQAVEALYALSYAIKMSPRSGPAPQGFFDYVVSPLEGLWWQKGIQGVDLSKKDSFCWKAMIRQPDFVDAKVFAAAVETVSRKKPLLNVSKARLAVFTEGLCVQCMHIGSYDDEPATVAKMNSYISEQGLFCDLSEIRHHHEIYLSDPRKTEPARLKTIIRHPVRRNL; encoded by the coding sequence GTGAAGATCGATTTTAAAAAAACAGAGAAAGAACTGTATCAGCCCAAAAATATTCCCGGTGTAATCGATGTGCCTGCAATGACCTTTATTCAGCTGGACGGACAAGGGAATCCAAATGATACGGAGGGGGAGTACTATCAGGCGGTGGAAGCGCTGTACGCTTTGTCCTATGCGATCAAAATGTCTCCCAGAAGTGGTCCCGCGCCACAGGGATTTTTCGACTATGTAGTCTCTCCGCTGGAAGGATTATGGTGGCAGAAAGGTATTCAGGGGGTAGACCTGAGCAAGAAAGACTCATTCTGCTGGAAGGCCATGATCCGTCAGCCGGATTTTGTGGACGCAAAGGTTTTTGCTGCTGCCGTTGAAACGGTGAGCCGTAAGAAGCCGCTGCTTAATGTATCCAAGGCCAGACTGGCTGTATTTACGGAGGGATTATGCGTGCAGTGTATGCATATAGGCAGCTATGACGACGAACCGGCAACGGTTGCCAAAATGAATAGTTATATATCCGAACAGGGGCTGTTCTGCGATCTGTCAGAGATCAGGCATCATCATGAGATCTACCTCTCCGATCCGCGAAAAACAGAGCCGGCGAGGCTGAAAACTATAATTCGGCATCCTGTTCGGCGCAACCTATAA
- a CDS encoding dihydroorotase, which produces MTVIIKNASVLGTDGQLERKHIVIQDGVISAITSELETVDGTEEVIEAEGKLLIPGLIDMHVHLREPGFEHKETVETGARSAAKGGFTTIACMPNTRPVTDTPEIVQFVKDKAREAGLVKVLPYAAITKNELGRELTDFAALKEAGAIGFTDDGVGVQTAQMMKDAMKLAAGLDMPVIAHCEDDSLVEGCAVNEGTFATKHGLKGIPNESEAIHVGRDILLAEATGVHYHVCHVSTEQSVRLIRQAKQIGIKVTAEVCPHHLLLSEEDIPGMDANWKMNPPLRSRRDVEACIEGLLDGTIDIIVTDHAPHSEEEKAKGMQLAPFGIVGFETAFPLLYTAFVETGKWDLSLLVQRMTADPARVFRLNTGSMAVGAPADLTLIDLSQEKEVDPKTFASKGRNTPFGGWKLKGWPVMTWVDGKNVWNEQ; this is translated from the coding sequence ATGACAGTGATTATCAAAAACGCTAGCGTGCTCGGCACAGACGGCCAGCTGGAACGTAAACATATTGTCATTCAGGACGGTGTTATCTCGGCCATCACGAGTGAACTTGAAACGGTGGACGGAACAGAAGAAGTTATAGAAGCCGAAGGCAAGCTGCTCATTCCGGGACTGATCGATATGCATGTCCATCTGCGCGAGCCGGGGTTCGAACATAAGGAGACTGTGGAGACGGGAGCGCGTTCGGCTGCCAAAGGCGGATTCACCACAATCGCCTGTATGCCTAACACCCGCCCGGTAACGGACACTCCTGAAATCGTACAATTTGTAAAAGATAAAGCGCGCGAAGCCGGACTGGTCAAAGTACTGCCCTACGCAGCCATTACGAAGAACGAGCTGGGACGTGAGCTGACCGATTTTGCCGCGCTAAAAGAAGCCGGAGCGATCGGATTTACTGACGACGGCGTAGGCGTACAGACCGCCCAAATGATGAAGGATGCCATGAAGCTGGCGGCCGGCCTGGATATGCCGGTGATCGCTCACTGCGAGGATGATTCACTGGTTGAAGGCTGTGCGGTGAATGAAGGTACCTTTGCCACCAAGCATGGTCTCAAGGGAATCCCGAACGAGTCGGAAGCCATCCACGTGGGCCGGGACATTCTGCTCGCGGAAGCGACAGGCGTACACTACCATGTGTGTCATGTCAGCACAGAGCAATCTGTGCGGCTGATCCGCCAGGCCAAACAAATCGGCATCAAGGTTACTGCAGAGGTTTGTCCGCATCACCTGCTCCTCTCGGAAGAAGATATTCCGGGCATGGACGCCAACTGGAAAATGAACCCGCCGCTGCGCTCCCGCCGCGACGTGGAAGCCTGCATCGAAGGTCTGCTGGACGGCACGATCGACATCATCGTAACGGACCATGCACCGCATAGTGAAGAAGAGAAAGCTAAGGGCATGCAGCTGGCACCGTTTGGTATCGTCGGCTTTGAGACGGCCTTCCCGCTGCTGTACACAGCTTTTGTAGAAACAGGTAAATGGGATTTGTCGCTGCTGGTGCAGCGGATGACGGCTGACCCGGCCCGCGTGTTCCGGCTCAATACCGGCAGTATGGCGGTAGGAGCGCCTGCCGACTTAACACTGATTGATCTGTCGCAGGAAAAGGAAGTGGACCCGAAGACATTTGCCAGCAAAGGGCGCAATACTCCTTTTGGCGGATGGAAGCTTAAGGGCTGGCCGGTTATGACTTGGGTTGACGGCAAGAACGTATGGAATGAACAGTAA
- the pyrF gene encoding orotidine-5'-phosphate decarboxylase, giving the protein MAGRLMIALDYPDVDKARELIGKLEGIPCYMKVGMQLFYAAGPAFVKELKERGYSVFVDVKMHDIPNTVRGGAESLTMLGVDMFNVHASGGSAMMAAALDGAAKAVSLHPALHMPLIIAVTQLTSTSQDVMNEEIGITGSVADTVVRYAKLAADSGLHGVVASPQESAAIAAACGPAFRTITPGIRPAGSSMDDQSRVMTPGQAIRQGSHYLVVGRPITAAPDPRQAALNIIEEMIQA; this is encoded by the coding sequence ATGGCGGGACGGCTGATGATCGCCCTTGATTATCCTGACGTGGATAAAGCAAGAGAACTGATCGGGAAGCTGGAAGGCATACCGTGCTATATGAAGGTGGGAATGCAGCTGTTCTACGCTGCAGGTCCTGCATTCGTCAAAGAGCTGAAGGAACGCGGTTATTCTGTATTCGTTGACGTCAAAATGCATGATATTCCTAACACGGTCCGCGGCGGGGCCGAAAGCCTGACGATGCTTGGCGTTGACATGTTCAACGTGCATGCCTCCGGCGGCTCTGCCATGATGGCAGCGGCGCTGGACGGGGCAGCCAAAGCCGTCAGCCTGCATCCTGCGCTGCATATGCCGCTTATTATCGCAGTCACACAGCTGACCAGCACCAGTCAGGACGTGATGAACGAGGAGATTGGCATCACTGGCTCTGTAGCGGATACAGTAGTGCGCTACGCCAAGCTGGCGGCTGATTCCGGCCTCCATGGCGTGGTAGCTTCACCCCAGGAGTCTGCAGCTATTGCAGCCGCCTGCGGTCCTGCATTCCGCACGATTACTCCAGGTATCCGTCCGGCCGGTTCCTCAATGGATGACCAGTCCCGGGTAATGACACCTGGACAAGCTATCCGTCAGGGAAGCCACTACCTCGTAGTGGGCCGGCCGATTACAGCTGCACCGGACCCGCGTCAGGCAGCACTGAATATAATTGAGGAGATGATACAAGCATGA
- the carA gene encoding glutamine-hydrolyzing carbamoyl-phosphate synthase small subunit: MQARLLLQDGTLFTGTAFGAEGEMTGEVVFNTGITGYQEVLSDPSYCGQIVTMTYPLIGNYGITRDDFESVRPFVHGFVVRRHEEVPSNWRAEYSVDDLLKEYGIPGISEIDTRMLTRIIRHYGTMKAILTTSNKRVEELMEMMGDTTIEELRNQVARTSTTKTYSSPGTKERIVLVDYGAKTGILRELNSRGCDVVVVPHDVTADEIRRLNPDGIQLSNGPGDPKDVPYAVNTISELLGEYPIFGICLGHQLFALACGADTEKLKFGHRGGNHPVKELESGRCFITSQNHGYTVNEESVKSTELEVTHINNNDKTIEGLKHKHYPAFSVQYHPEAAPGPHDSSYLFDRFLQMIAEHKAKLPAGSRQAQLAANARITAPKPTAKLEAVKGAL, translated from the coding sequence ATGCAGGCGAGATTGCTGCTACAGGACGGAACATTATTCACAGGCACCGCTTTTGGCGCTGAGGGCGAAATGACAGGTGAGGTTGTGTTTAACACAGGGATTACAGGATATCAGGAGGTGCTGTCGGACCCTTCATACTGCGGGCAGATCGTTACGATGACGTATCCGCTGATCGGAAACTACGGCATCACCCGTGATGACTTTGAATCCGTGCGTCCTTTTGTACATGGCTTTGTCGTCCGCCGGCATGAGGAAGTTCCAAGCAACTGGCGCGCAGAGTACAGTGTGGATGACCTGCTGAAGGAGTACGGCATTCCGGGAATCAGTGAGATCGATACACGGATGCTGACCCGCATTATCCGCCACTACGGAACGATGAAGGCCATCCTGACCACTTCCAATAAACGTGTAGAAGAGCTTATGGAAATGATGGGCGACACTACCATTGAGGAGCTGCGCAATCAGGTAGCCCGCACATCCACAACCAAAACCTACAGCAGTCCAGGAACCAAAGAGCGGATCGTGCTCGTCGATTACGGCGCGAAGACCGGTATCCTGCGCGAGCTGAACAGCCGCGGCTGTGATGTAGTGGTTGTACCGCACGATGTGACAGCAGATGAGATCCGCCGGCTGAACCCGGACGGCATACAGCTGTCCAACGGTCCGGGGGACCCGAAAGACGTGCCTTATGCTGTAAATACGATTTCCGAGCTGCTCGGTGAATATCCGATCTTCGGCATCTGCCTTGGACATCAGCTGTTCGCGCTGGCTTGCGGAGCAGATACAGAGAAGCTGAAATTCGGCCACCGCGGCGGCAACCATCCTGTGAAGGAGCTGGAGAGCGGACGCTGCTTCATTACTTCGCAGAACCATGGCTACACCGTCAATGAGGAATCTGTGAAGAGTACAGAGCTTGAAGTAACCCATATCAACAATAACGATAAGACCATCGAAGGTCTGAAGCATAAGCATTATCCTGCATTTTCGGTGCAGTACCATCCGGAAGCTGCGCCGGGACCGCATGACAGCAGCTATTTGTTCGACCGTTTCCTGCAGATGATTGCGGAACACAAGGCAAAGCTGCCTGCCGGCTCACGCCAGGCCCAGCTTGCTGCCAATGCCAGAATCACGGCACCCAAACCTACTGCGAAGCTTGAAGCCGTGAAAGGAGCTCTATAA